Proteins co-encoded in one Thermocrinis sp. genomic window:
- the infA gene encoding translation initiation factor IF-1, which yields MPKKKDQEKYKEKGIVLEGTVEEALPNAMFRVKLDTGHEVLAHVSGKMRVHFIRILPGDRVKVELSPYDLTRGRIVYRE from the coding sequence ATGCCTAAGAAAAAAGACCAGGAAAAGTATAAGGAAAAAGGGATAGTCCTTGAAGGTACGGTAGAGGAAGCATTACCAAACGCTATGTTTAGGGTAAAGTTGGATACTGGACACGAGGTGTTGGCTCACGTTTCTGGAAAGATGCGCGTGCACTTCATCAGAATACTGCCAGGGGACAGAGTAAAGGTTGAACTTTCCCCCTACGACCTAACCCGGGGAAGAATAGTATACAGAGAGTGA
- the rpmJ gene encoding 50S ribosomal protein L36: protein MKVKPSVKPMCAKCKIIRRKGRVMVICENPKHKQRQGS from the coding sequence ATGAAGGTAAAACCTTCCGTTAAGCCCATGTGTGCTAAGTGCAAGATAATAAGAAGAAAGGGCAGAGTTATGGTCATATGCGAGAATCCTAAGCATAAGCAAAGGCAAGGGTCCTAA
- the rpsM gene encoding 30S ribosomal protein S13 — translation MARIAGVDLPDHKKLEVALTYLYGIGWKRAKEICEKTGIPCTKRLGELSPDELNTIRKFIEQNYKVEGDLRREIQLNIKKLIDLGCYRGIRHVRGLPVRGQQTRTNARTRKGKRKTVGGTKKKIAK, via the coding sequence ATGGCAAGGATAGCGGGAGTTGATCTGCCAGACCATAAAAAGTTAGAGGTGGCTCTAACATACCTGTATGGCATAGGGTGGAAAAGGGCAAAGGAAATATGCGAAAAAACCGGTATACCATGCACAAAGCGATTGGGAGAGCTAAGTCCAGACGAGCTCAACACTATCAGAAAGTTTATTGAGCAAAACTATAAGGTGGAAGGAGACCTAAGAAGGGAAATTCAGCTAAACATAAAGAAGCTAATTGATTTGGGGTGTTATAGAGGAATAAGACACGTAAGGGGACTACCTGTAAGAGGGCAGCAGACGAGAACTAACGCAAGAACGAGAAAAGGAAAAAGAAAAACGGTAGGCGGAACTAAGAAGAAAATAGCCAAGTAA
- the rpsK gene encoding 30S ribosomal protein S11 has translation MAKKKQSGKTTKKQKRVVTQGIVHILSTFNNTIVNVTDMQGNTLVWESGGTVGFKGTRKSTPYAAQLAAQKAIKRAMQEYGLQEVEVVIKGAGAGRESALKAVHASGIKITKIRDATPIPHNGCRPPARRRV, from the coding sequence ATGGCAAAGAAAAAGCAAAGTGGCAAAACTACAAAGAAACAAAAGAGGGTTGTAACCCAGGGTATAGTTCACATTCTGAGCACGTTTAACAATACCATAGTTAATGTAACCGACATGCAGGGTAATACCCTTGTTTGGGAAAGCGGTGGAACTGTGGGTTTTAAAGGCACAAGAAAGAGCACACCTTACGCTGCTCAGCTTGCAGCCCAGAAGGCAATAAAAAGAGCAATGCAGGAGTATGGGCTGCAAGAAGTTGAGGTGGTAATCAAGGGTGCGGGTGCGGGCAGAGAATCCGCCCTAAAGGCAGTGCACGCCTCTGGAATAAAAATAACAAAGATCAGGGATGCTACTCCTATACCCCACAACGGCTGCAGACCACCTGCAAGAAGGAGGGTGTGA
- the rpsD gene encoding 30S ribosomal protein S4, which translates to MGRYLGPLVRIDRKLGVVVSGKKSAPKILSRRNFPPGQHGRLKGRKRKLTEYGLRLMEKQKLKFLYGGIREKQFRKYFDMASKAKGNTGQVLLQLLERRLDNVVYRLGIACTRRQARQFVAHGHILVNGKVVDIPSYQVSPGDIIEVKPSSRDIPQIVQNIENVDPRSVPVWLELDKENFRGKVIDLPKDIQLEIPVNIQYIIEFYSRV; encoded by the coding sequence ATGGGTAGGTATTTGGGTCCTTTGGTAAGGATAGACAGAAAATTAGGCGTGGTTGTGTCGGGGAAAAAGAGTGCCCCCAAAATTCTTTCCAGAAGAAACTTTCCACCAGGCCAACACGGAAGGCTAAAAGGTAGAAAAAGAAAGTTAACTGAATACGGTCTGCGACTTATGGAAAAGCAAAAATTAAAATTCCTGTATGGTGGAATAAGAGAGAAACAGTTTAGAAAATACTTTGATATGGCCTCAAAAGCCAAAGGAAACACAGGGCAGGTTTTGCTCCAGCTATTGGAAAGAAGGCTAGATAACGTTGTTTATAGATTGGGGATAGCCTGCACCAGAAGACAGGCAAGGCAGTTTGTGGCTCATGGTCACATATTGGTAAACGGCAAAGTGGTTGACATTCCATCCTATCAGGTCTCACCAGGGGACATAATAGAAGTAAAACCATCCTCAAGGGACATACCCCAAATTGTTCAAAACATAGAAAACGTAGATCCAAGAAGCGTGCCAGTGTGGTTAGAGCTTGACAAGGAAAACTTTAGGGGTAAGGTTATTGACCTACCAAAAGACATACAGTTGGAAATACCAGTAAACATACAGTACATCATAGAGTTTTACTCAAGGGTTTAA
- a CDS encoding DNA-directed RNA polymerase subunit alpha, translating into MIRQFVYPTKVFWEEVNQSYGRFVVEPLERGFGITVGNSLRRVLLSSIEGWAITGVKIYGVYHEFSTLEGVQEDVLEIIANLKKMKFRMRNSDVEILYLKKKGEGTVYARDFSLPPSVELITPEAKVLTITSPDTEVNMEVRIERGMGYVPTEEMEAFGEIGWIMIDGDFNPVKHVAYRIEKTRVEKRSDYDRLIMEVYTDGTKSPEEVVKEAVGIIVRNFSALEHISYEIPRVIEEPIPPDEFVEKLALPVEELDVSQRALNSIKRMGINTIGDLVKLTEEELKSTKNIGRKAINELKEALKQMGLHLGMDLTGRR; encoded by the coding sequence ATGATAAGGCAATTCGTCTACCCAACTAAAGTTTTTTGGGAAGAGGTAAATCAAAGTTATGGTCGCTTTGTAGTAGAACCTTTAGAGAGAGGTTTTGGTATAACTGTGGGGAACTCCTTGCGAAGGGTTCTTCTTTCATCCATAGAAGGCTGGGCTATAACGGGTGTAAAAATATACGGCGTCTATCACGAATTCTCCACCTTAGAGGGTGTGCAGGAGGATGTTTTGGAGATCATAGCAAACTTGAAGAAAATGAAATTCAGGATGAGGAATTCGGATGTGGAGATCCTCTATCTTAAGAAGAAAGGAGAAGGCACAGTTTATGCAAGGGACTTTTCTCTACCTCCAAGTGTGGAGCTGATAACTCCAGAGGCAAAGGTGCTGACTATTACAAGTCCAGATACGGAAGTTAACATGGAGGTAAGAATAGAAAGGGGTATGGGATATGTGCCCACGGAGGAAATGGAGGCCTTTGGAGAGATAGGATGGATAATGATAGATGGAGATTTCAACCCGGTTAAACACGTGGCATACAGAATAGAAAAAACAAGGGTTGAAAAAAGGAGTGATTACGATAGGTTGATCATGGAAGTTTACACCGATGGCACAAAAAGTCCAGAGGAGGTTGTAAAGGAAGCGGTTGGCATAATAGTTAGAAACTTCTCCGCATTGGAGCACATATCCTACGAGATACCTAGGGTAATAGAAGAACCTATTCCGCCGGACGAATTTGTGGAGAAATTGGCCCTTCCGGTGGAGGAACTGGATGTATCCCAAAGGGCACTCAATTCAATAAAGAGAATGGGTATAAACACCATAGGAGATCTGGTTAAGCTTACAGAAGAGGAACTAAAGAGTACTAAAAACATAGGAAGGAAGGCCATAAATGAACTGAAAGAGGCTCTTAAGCAGATGGGTCTGCACCTTGGAATGGACTTGACAGGTAGGAGGTAA
- the rplQ gene encoding 50S ribosomal protein L17, protein MRHRVKKKHFDRTKEQRLALYRSLAKALILEERIETSLQRAKAVRPFVEKLITLGKKGDLAARRRALELLPDRKAVKKLFENIAPRFENRNGGYTRIIKLPLRRIGDSCELAILEFVE, encoded by the coding sequence ATGAGGCACAGGGTTAAGAAAAAACACTTTGACAGGACAAAAGAGCAGAGATTAGCCCTTTACCGCTCCCTTGCCAAGGCATTGATCCTTGAGGAGAGAATAGAAACTTCTTTACAACGAGCAAAGGCAGTGCGCCCCTTCGTGGAAAAACTGATTACCTTAGGTAAAAAGGGAGACCTTGCAGCAAGAAGGAGGGCCCTTGAGCTTTTGCCAGACAGGAAAGCGGTCAAAAAACTCTTTGAAAACATCGCCCCACGCTTTGAAAATAGAAACGGTGGCTACACGAGGATAATCAAACTTCCATTGAGAAGGATAGGAGATTCCTGCGAGCTTGCCATACTTGAGTTCGTTGAATGA
- a CDS encoding YggT family protein yields the protein MIKGILSLVINVLIVLVLVHAIGSWIPQIRESEFYRKLDNIIEPILRPIRRVIPTYGGLDFSPFILLLILYLIKHLFKL from the coding sequence ATGATAAAGGGCATACTGTCCCTAGTAATAAACGTCCTTATTGTGCTGGTTTTAGTCCATGCCATAGGCTCTTGGATACCACAAATAAGAGAAAGTGAATTCTACAGAAAGCTGGATAATATCATTGAGCCCATACTTCGTCCGATAAGGAGAGTTATACCTACTTATGGCGGGCTGGATTTTTCTCCCTTTATACTCCTACTGATCCTTTATCTTATAAAGCACCTTTTTAAACTTTGA
- a CDS encoding TlyA family RNA methyltransferase yields MDQYLVDKGLAPTREKAQALILAGMVLVNGKLADKPGSKVKEGAKVEIKEPFRYVSRGGYKLENALERLALSVEGFIALDVGSSTGGFTDCLLQRGAKRVYAVDVGKAQMDQRLRKDSRVVLYEETDARELTEKHVPEKVDIITMDVSFVSSTKLLPNVVRFLKEDGILLVLVKPQFELPPKYVKKGVVKDDDKKVEAILRVAEFIKGLGYSVKRIIKAKPKGSKGNEEFFILAKKEEPGLEDIQSEAWNAVKENV; encoded by the coding sequence TTGGATCAATATTTGGTTGATAAAGGTTTGGCTCCCACCAGAGAGAAAGCCCAAGCCCTTATATTGGCCGGTATGGTGCTTGTAAATGGTAAATTGGCGGATAAGCCAGGTAGCAAGGTCAAAGAAGGTGCCAAGGTTGAAATAAAAGAACCCTTTAGATATGTCTCAAGAGGGGGATACAAGTTAGAGAATGCCCTTGAGAGGCTTGCTTTGTCTGTAGAGGGTTTTATTGCCCTTGATGTAGGTTCATCTACGGGTGGTTTTACGGATTGCCTGCTACAGAGGGGAGCCAAAAGAGTCTATGCGGTGGACGTAGGCAAAGCTCAGATGGACCAAAGGCTAAGAAAGGACAGCAGAGTAGTTCTCTACGAAGAAACGGACGCCAGAGAGCTAACAGAAAAGCACGTGCCAGAAAAAGTAGATATAATAACCATGGACGTGTCCTTTGTATCTTCCACCAAGCTTTTGCCCAACGTGGTTAGATTTTTAAAGGAAGACGGAATACTTCTAGTTCTTGTCAAACCTCAGTTTGAACTGCCCCCAAAGTATGTTAAAAAGGGAGTGGTGAAAGATGACGATAAAAAGGTGGAGGCTATCTTAAGAGTAGCAGAGTTCATCAAAGGCCTTGGCTATTCTGTAAAAAGAATAATCAAAGCTAAGCCGAAGGGTAGTAAAGGAAACGAAGAGTTCTTCATCTTAGCCAAAAAAGAGGAACCAGGTTTAGAGGATATACAATCGGAGGCTTGGAATGCTGTTAAGGAGAATGTTTGA
- the lepB gene encoding signal peptidase I — protein MAKKGKWITELIVVVMVVLLIRAFIAQAYNIPSGSMKPTLLVGDFILVNKLVYRFSEPQRGDIVVFKYPIDPSIDFIKRIIGMPGDVIEIRNNQVFINGQPVKTTRIEEAIEDGFTKIVGEETLPEGVKYKVQFYEEAFFSRRDFGPVVVPPGHYFVMGDNRDNSEDSRYWGFLPRENIVGKAFVIYFSGEVPPLQSTEVSFITGIKQLFIALMNPRFERVGKPLIW, from the coding sequence ATGGCCAAAAAAGGAAAGTGGATTACAGAGCTAATCGTAGTGGTTATGGTGGTGCTTCTGATAAGAGCCTTTATTGCTCAAGCCTATAACATTCCTTCAGGTTCTATGAAACCTACTCTGCTGGTAGGCGATTTCATACTGGTGAATAAGCTAGTCTATAGATTCTCTGAGCCTCAAAGGGGAGATATAGTGGTGTTTAAGTATCCCATAGACCCAAGCATAGATTTCATAAAGAGAATAATAGGCATGCCTGGGGATGTGATAGAGATAAGAAACAATCAGGTTTTTATCAATGGCCAACCAGTGAAAACAACCAGAATAGAGGAAGCTATAGAAGATGGCTTTACAAAGATTGTGGGTGAAGAAACGCTGCCAGAAGGAGTTAAGTATAAAGTGCAGTTTTACGAAGAAGCGTTTTTTTCAAGAAGGGACTTTGGGCCTGTAGTAGTGCCTCCGGGACATTATTTTGTGATGGGGGATAACAGAGACAACAGCGAGGACAGCAGATATTGGGGATTTTTACCAAGGGAAAACATCGTAGGGAAAGCATTTGTTATTTACTTCTCTGGAGAAGTCCCTCCACTCCAAAGCACCGAAGTGAGCTTTATAACAGGAATAAAACAGCTTTTTATAGCCTTGATGAACCCTAGGTTTGAAAGAGTAGGAAAACCACTCATATGGTAA
- the rlmN gene encoding 23S rRNA (adenine(2503)-C(2))-methyltransferase RlmN: MYITSLTLQELEEKVKQIGWERYRAHQILNWIYKRFVLDFEQMTNLSKEQRAFLKDNYLIHSLELLKVVEAPDSKKFLFKTRDGHIIETVLIYERDHLTLCVSSQIGCAVGCTFCATAKDGLTRNLRVEEIIGQFLQVQSLTKDKIRNVVFMGMGEPLANYENVRKAVEIMVSSWGLDLSKRRVSISTSGLINQLNRMAQDPLMRELNLAVSINAPFQSLRESLMPLSKTNTLEELLEVLYSFPYPPDRRIMIEYVLIHGVNDEVEHAKELARLLKKGKKKFKVNLIPFNPDPELPYKRPPMEKVYRFQKVLWEEGISTFIRISKGIGLFGACGQLRSKRLVLR; this comes from the coding sequence ATGTATATAACCTCTCTAACATTGCAAGAGCTAGAAGAAAAGGTTAAGCAAATAGGTTGGGAGCGCTACAGAGCACATCAGATATTAAACTGGATATACAAACGGTTTGTTTTAGACTTTGAGCAGATGACCAATCTTTCAAAAGAGCAGAGGGCCTTTTTAAAGGACAATTACCTGATTCATAGCTTGGAGCTTTTGAAGGTAGTAGAAGCTCCTGATTCTAAAAAATTTCTTTTCAAAACAAGAGACGGACACATAATTGAAACTGTTCTTATATACGAAAGGGATCACCTAACTTTGTGTGTATCCTCCCAGATAGGATGTGCTGTAGGTTGCACCTTTTGTGCTACAGCTAAGGATGGGCTTACAAGAAACCTAAGGGTGGAAGAGATCATAGGCCAATTCTTGCAGGTCCAAAGTCTGACAAAAGATAAGATAAGAAACGTGGTATTTATGGGAATGGGTGAGCCTCTGGCAAACTATGAAAACGTAAGAAAGGCGGTGGAAATTATGGTGAGCTCCTGGGGACTTGACCTATCAAAGAGAAGGGTAAGTATATCCACCAGTGGATTGATAAATCAGCTTAACAGAATGGCCCAAGACCCACTTATGAGAGAGTTAAACCTGGCAGTTTCCATAAACGCTCCCTTTCAAAGCCTAAGGGAGAGTTTGATGCCTCTCTCAAAGACTAATACCTTAGAAGAGCTCTTAGAAGTTCTCTACAGTTTCCCCTATCCACCCGACAGGAGGATAATGATAGAGTATGTGTTGATCCACGGTGTAAATGACGAGGTGGAGCATGCAAAGGAGTTGGCAAGGCTGTTAAAGAAGGGCAAGAAAAAGTTCAAGGTAAATCTCATACCATTCAATCCAGACCCCGAACTACCTTACAAAAGGCCGCCTATGGAAAAGGTTTACAGATTCCAAAAAGTCCTTTGGGAGGAGGGCATATCAACTTTCATAAGAATAAGCAAAGGTATAGGACTCTTCGGAGCCTGCGGTCAGCTAAGAAGCAAAAGGCTTGTGTTAAGATAA
- a CDS encoding GYD domain-containing protein: MPVFVMLTTLTDEGMKTLKNKPERIKEVDKEVMEKFGVKILAQYAVMGPYDFVNIIEAPDNDTVVKMAIELGSRGTIRTLTMPAIEIDRLIEDLKSI; encoded by the coding sequence ATGCCAGTATTTGTGATGTTAACCACACTTACGGACGAGGGTATGAAAACTTTGAAAAACAAGCCAGAGAGAATCAAGGAAGTAGACAAAGAGGTAATGGAGAAGTTCGGGGTTAAGATCTTAGCTCAGTATGCGGTGATGGGACCTTACGACTTTGTAAACATAATAGAAGCTCCGGACAACGACACAGTAGTAAAGATGGCTATAGAATTGGGGTCCAGGGGAACTATAAGAACGCTGACTATGCCCGCCATAGAGATTGACAGACTGATAGAGGACCTAAAAAGCATCTGA
- the metF gene encoding methylenetetrahydrofolate reductase [NAD(P)H] produces the protein MKIGEILKKEFSVSFEFFPPKSAEGEAELFRTIKELETIRPTFVSVTYGAGGSTRDRTRNIAKRIHTETNITVMAHLTCIAHSKEEIMQILQDYKDIGIENILALRGDVPKNGLKDSTIGCKYAVELVRFIRENFGDWFSIGVASYPEKHIESLNMDWEIRHFKEKVLAGAEFSITQMFFDNTYYYRFVERCQKESINIPIIPGIMPITNFNQIKKFASMCGATIPQTLVELLEPYADDPEETAKRGVEFAIKQCEDLLENGVPGLHFYTLNKSKATLLIYQAIKHKIPLKDLSV, from the coding sequence TTGAAAATAGGAGAGATATTAAAGAAGGAATTTAGCGTATCCTTTGAGTTTTTTCCCCCTAAGTCTGCAGAAGGTGAAGCCGAGCTTTTTAGAACCATAAAAGAATTGGAAACTATAAGACCAACCTTTGTATCTGTTACCTACGGAGCAGGCGGAAGCACAAGGGATAGAACAAGAAACATAGCTAAGAGAATACACACAGAAACTAATATAACCGTAATGGCTCATCTAACGTGCATAGCGCATTCTAAGGAAGAAATAATGCAGATCTTACAAGATTACAAAGATATAGGAATAGAAAACATCTTAGCTCTCAGAGGGGATGTTCCAAAGAATGGCTTAAAGGATTCTACAATAGGATGTAAATATGCGGTGGAATTGGTAAGGTTTATACGAGAAAACTTCGGTGATTGGTTTTCCATAGGCGTGGCAAGCTATCCAGAAAAACATATAGAATCTCTCAACATGGACTGGGAGATTAGACATTTCAAAGAGAAAGTTTTGGCTGGTGCTGAATTTTCTATAACCCAGATGTTCTTTGATAATACCTACTATTATAGGTTTGTGGAAAGGTGTCAAAAAGAAAGTATAAACATACCTATCATACCAGGCATTATGCCTATAACCAATTTTAATCAGATAAAAAAATTTGCGAGCATGTGTGGTGCAACTATACCACAAACTCTTGTGGAACTTCTGGAGCCATATGCTGACGATCCAGAGGAAACAGCCAAGAGAGGAGTAGAGTTTGCTATAAAGCAATGTGAAGATCTTTTAGAGAATGGGGTACCAGGTCTGCACTTTTACACTTTGAACAAATCTAAAGCCACTTTGCTTATATACCAGGCCATAAAGCATAAGATACCTCTTAAGGACCTATCTGTCTGA
- a CDS encoding phosphatase PAP2 family protein translates to MVVFEDFSINVKLFYLINHTRHDTLDLFFSKFYLLGKGWVLLPIFLYVLLFIRRKLRVFLYTMALSTVLVNLLKHIFKQPRPASLLEDVYLMEPLYHKSFPSGDTAMAFALFAFFLHINRWVGGVFLIYALLIGYGRVYVGAHFPLDVLVGAALGIFSFLLALHMRREHAISD, encoded by the coding sequence TTGGTTGTCTTTGAAGATTTTTCCATAAACGTAAAGCTCTTTTACCTTATAAACCACACAAGGCATGATACGCTTGACCTTTTTTTCTCCAAGTTTTACCTTTTGGGAAAGGGCTGGGTTCTCTTACCCATCTTTCTCTACGTATTGCTATTTATAAGACGCAAGCTTAGGGTCTTTTTGTACACTATGGCCTTATCCACAGTTTTAGTTAATTTGCTAAAGCACATCTTTAAGCAACCAAGACCTGCCTCTTTGTTGGAAGACGTATATCTAATGGAACCCCTATACCATAAATCTTTTCCCTCTGGGGATACGGCCATGGCCTTTGCCCTCTTTGCCTTCTTTTTGCACATAAACAGGTGGGTGGGTGGAGTTTTCTTGATCTACGCCCTTCTTATAGGTTACGGAAGGGTATACGTGGGTGCCCACTTCCCGCTTGACGTCCTTGTGGGGGCAGCCCTTGGAATTTTTTCTTTCCTTTTAGCTTTACATATGAGAAGGGAACATGCTATTTCTGATTAG
- a CDS encoding glycosyltransferase family 39 protein — translation MLFLISFFFFVFGNWLLSLTSLDEGRNAYAVFNMLNSGNILVPYYNCDVRFEKPPMLYYAGLISAKLFGLNEFSLRLVSGLSAVGLGTFTYFIAKLYFGEETAKKAFLILATLPHLWVESRAFVPEMLLNFFMAGALYFFLIDRKLLGWTFLSLAFLTKGPVGVFLPLSAYIILKKNLRFMDLKGVALFLILGGSWYYLMLFKFGLEYFYKFFLYENLMRYTGHRLTHPYPFYYYLFVLLIAFFFYLPAIPRIAKNMNKQTIPFLLWGAFVLLFFSLAKNKLHHYILFSYPAFAVFSAYHLSYKYIRNTLVIGGLFLTGLLFISHFYEKDRFQTKALQVLKSFRGPVYFYRGAEISPIPFYLQKCIPKIDELPAEEALVISKEEIRSCQMLLAGRELDGNYRLYLCNP, via the coding sequence ATGCTATTTCTGATTAGTTTCTTCTTTTTCGTTTTTGGCAATTGGCTCTTAAGTTTGACTTCCTTGGATGAAGGTAGAAACGCCTATGCAGTTTTTAACATGTTGAATTCAGGAAATATACTTGTGCCTTACTACAATTGTGATGTGCGCTTTGAGAAACCGCCCATGCTCTACTACGCTGGGCTAATAAGCGCCAAACTCTTTGGGCTTAACGAGTTCTCCCTAAGGCTTGTATCTGGACTGTCTGCCGTTGGTTTAGGAACATTTACCTACTTTATTGCTAAGCTTTACTTTGGAGAAGAGACGGCAAAAAAGGCTTTTTTGATCTTGGCTACCCTGCCCCATCTGTGGGTAGAGTCTAGGGCCTTTGTTCCAGAAATGCTTCTCAACTTCTTTATGGCCGGAGCGCTTTATTTTTTTCTGATAGACAGAAAGCTTTTAGGTTGGACTTTTTTGTCCCTTGCTTTCCTAACCAAGGGGCCAGTTGGTGTTTTCTTACCCTTATCAGCTTACATAATCCTTAAGAAAAACCTTAGGTTTATGGATCTAAAGGGTGTTGCTCTATTTTTGATATTGGGAGGGAGTTGGTATTATTTAATGCTTTTTAAGTTTGGGCTGGAGTATTTTTACAAGTTTTTCCTCTATGAGAACCTAATGAGATATACTGGGCATAGACTGACTCATCCCTATCCTTTTTACTACTATCTTTTTGTGCTTCTGATAGCCTTCTTCTTTTATCTCCCAGCTATTCCGAGGATTGCCAAAAATATGAACAAGCAAACTATTCCCTTCCTGCTTTGGGGTGCTTTCGTACTTTTATTTTTTTCCCTTGCTAAGAACAAACTCCACCACTACATACTATTCTCCTATCCAGCTTTTGCTGTATTTTCTGCATACCATCTGTCTTACAAATACATAAGGAATACTTTGGTAATTGGGGGCCTATTCTTAACTGGCTTACTGTTTATATCACACTTTTACGAGAAGGATAGATTTCAAACCAAAGCCCTGCAGGTACTGAAAAGCTTCAGAGGGCCTGTTTATTTTTACAGAGGGGCTGAGATATCCCCTATTCCCTTTTACTTACAAAAATGTATACCTAAAATTGATGAACTACCCGCAGAGGAGGCATTGGTTATAAGTAAAGAAGAAATAAGAAGCTGTCAAATGCTATTAGCTGGAAGGGAACTTGACGGTAATTATAGACTTTACCTTTGCAATCCTTAG
- the frr gene encoding ribosome recycling factor produces the protein MMEELFKSTEEDMQKAVQYFKNEIAGLRTGRASTALVEEIKVDYYGSKVPIKQLASASVPEPNQILLQVWDKNAVELVEKAIVENLNLTPQKQGNVLRITLPPLTQERRKELVRMLHKMAEEARVAVRNIRRDAKELIEDQEGVSEDEIKRALERLQKLTDKYIEEINRIAESKEREIMG, from the coding sequence ATGATGGAGGAGCTATTTAAAAGCACAGAAGAGGATATGCAAAAGGCGGTGCAGTACTTTAAAAACGAGATAGCTGGTCTAAGAACGGGAAGGGCAAGCACAGCCCTTGTGGAGGAGATAAAGGTGGATTACTACGGCTCGAAGGTTCCTATAAAACAGCTTGCCTCTGCTAGTGTGCCGGAACCAAATCAGATCCTGCTCCAAGTGTGGGACAAAAATGCGGTAGAATTGGTGGAAAAGGCCATAGTGGAAAACCTAAACCTAACTCCTCAAAAGCAAGGAAACGTCCTGAGGATCACCCTTCCGCCCCTAACTCAAGAGAGAAGAAAGGAACTCGTTCGTATGCTTCACAAGATGGCAGAGGAAGCAAGGGTGGCAGTCAGAAACATCAGAAGGGACGCAAAGGAACTAATAGAAGACCAAGAGGGTGTGTCCGAGGATGAAATAAAAAGAGCCTTGGAAAGGCTTCAAAAACTCACAGACAAATACATAGAAGAGATAAACAGAATAGCGGAGAGTAAGGAAAGGGAGATAATGGGCTAA